GCTTCGAGCTCTCCATCGCCATCCTCGTCGGCGCGGTGGTTGGTGGTGTCGCATCCCTTGGCGGCGCGGTCATCGGCGGCATTTTCGTCCAGGTGATCGAGAAATATGCCGATGCCGCCACCAAGAAGCTGACGGCGGCGGTCCACCTGCCGATCGAGCTCGAACCCTGGACGCTCTATGGGATCGCGCTCATCGTTCTGATCTACGTGATGCCGACCGGCATTGCCGGCGGCCTCGCGCAACTGGCAGCCCGCGTTCGAAAGCGCATGGCCGCTCCCTCTTGACCAACGTGCATGACCTCAAGACCGGGACGGCGCCCAAGGCCAAACCCGGCAATCGCTCAAGCGACGTTTCGGAAACATCCCGGAGGAAACCCATGAACGACCACACACCCAAGACTGGCATCAAGCGGCGCACCCTCATCGTCGGCCTCGGCGCGCTGGCAGCAAGCCCGCTGGCGGCCCCCGCCATCGCCCAGAAGCGCTATGACGACGGCGCGTCCGACAGCGAGATCAAGATCGGCAACATCATGCCCTATTCGGGCAATGCCTCGGCCTATGCCGCCATTGGCCGCACCTCCGAGGCGCTGTGCAAGATGGTCAATGATGCTGGCGGCATCAATGGTCGCAAGCTGACCTTCATCACCTACGACGACGGCTATTCGCCGCCGAAGGCCGTGGAAATGGTCCGTAAGCTCGTCGAGGAGGACAAGGTCCTGCTCGTGTTCAACCCGCTCGGCACGCCGTCCAACACGGCCATCCAGCGCTATCTGAACACCCGCAAGGTGCCCCAGCTCTTCGTCGCCACCGGCGCGTCGAAATGGGGCAATCCCCGCCAGTTCCCGTGGACCATGGGCTGGCAGCCCGATTACGCCACCGAGGGCGCGATCTATGCCAAGCATATCCTGCAGACCAATCCGAACCCGAAGATCGGCGTGCTCATGCAGAACGACGATTACGGCAAGGACTATTTCAACGGCTTCAAGGCGGCGCTCGGCAAGGAGAAGGAAGGCTCGATCGTCCAGCTCTCCACCTATGAGGTGACCGACCCAACGGTCGACAGCCAGATGATCCAGCTGAAGAATTCCGGCGCGGAGTTCTTCTTCAACATCACCACGCCGAAATTCGCCGCGCAGGCGATCAAGAAGGCGGCCGAGATCGCCTGGAAGCCGGTCCACTATCTCAACAACGTCTCCTCGTCCTTCGGCTCCGTCTTGAAGCCGGCGGGCATCGAGAACGCACAGGGGATCATCCTGGCGCTCTACCGCAAGGACGCCAACGATCCGCAATGGGCCAATTCTCCGGACATTCTCGCCTGGAAGGCCTTCATGGCCAAATACATGCCCAATGCCGACATCCGCGATGACGGGCACAATTTCGGCTTCTCCTGCTGTTCGACGCTCATCGAGGTGCTGAAGAAGGCCGGCGACAATCTCACCCGCGAGAACGTCATGAAGCAGGCGGCCAGCCTGCAGAATTTCGAAGCGCCGCTGCTGCTGCCCGGCATCAAGATCAACACCTCGGCAACCGACTTCTATCCGATCCAGTCGGTGCAGCTGGCCAAGGTCGAGGGCGAGAGCTTCAAGCTGTTCGGCAACGTTCTGTCCAACGAGACCGCCTGAACCTCAGGCGGTCCATTCCAAGCGCCTTGCCCCGCCGCACTGCGGCGGGGCACTTTCCCGGGGCATCGCCGACAGTTTGCCGCGCGGTCCAGGCGATCGGCAGTTGCAAATCGCCCCGCCCTTGTCTAGAAGCCGTCCCAATCGCCGCCTTAGCTCAGCTGGTAGAGCACCTCATTCGTAATGAGGGGGTCGTAGGTTCGAATCCTATAGGCGGCACCAGTTTTCCATGTTTGCCATCGATATCGCCGGGTTCCGGGCGAGCGCGGTCCACCTTCCAGGGGACCGCCCGCTGTCACGGGTCAGATGAACCCGTGACCGGATGCCGACGCCCTTGGCGATCGCCGCCCGTCTTGCGGTGTCAGGCCGCCATTTTCAGCGGCGGGATGCGATGCAGTCGCTCGGCGAACTCCAGTCCCGCCACGCCGTCGCCGATCCACCGCACAAAGGCGTCCACGTCGCGACCATCAAGACGGAGCATGATGCGCTGACCGACAGCCACACTGTCTGACGGGCGCAAGCGACAGCCGGTCAGACTGATGTCGCTCAGGTGAACCTTGCTGGCACGGCCATCCACCGTCATCTCGACCGTCAGGTCGGCCTCGCGGCGCACCGCCCTGCGGCGATCGCTGACATCGGCCTCCACCCCCTTGAGGAAGGTCTCGACCGCGTTCGACAGCCGCTGCTGCGCCTGCGTCAGCAGGGTCGCGCCGCTGGACACCAGGCCCGCCTCGCGACCGGTCTCGCTGGCAGCCGAGGTGACCGCCGAGACGTTGGACGACACTGTCATGGCGCCCTCTGCGGCGATGGCGACATTGGTCGCGATCTCGCGAGTGGCGGCCTCCTGCTCCTCCACCGCCGAAGCGATTGAGGATGTGAACACGTTGATCTCGCCGATGCGGCCGATAATGGCGCGGATCGAGCCGACGGCGGTCTGGGTCGACGACTGGATGCCGGCGATCTGGGTGGCGATCTCCTCGGTCGCCTTGGCGGTCTGGGTCGCCAGCGCCTTCACCTCCGAAGCAACGACCGCAAAGCCCTTGCCGGCCTCGCCGGCCCTGGCCGCCTCGATGGTCGCATTCAGCGCGAGCAGATTGGTCTGTTCGGCAATGTTGCGGATGAGGCCGATGATCGCGCCGATCCGCTCGGCAAGCGCCACCAGGCCCGAGACCTCCTCATCGGTCTTCTGACCCTGAAGCGTCGTCTCGCCCACGACGATCGTCGCGCGCTGGGCCTGCTGCCCGATCTCGCGCACGCAGGCGCCAAGCTCTTCGGTCGCTGCCGCAACCGCCTGGGCGCTGGCGGCAGCGCTTCCGGCGGCGCGCGAGGCGGAGCCGGCTTCCTCATTGGTCGTATCGGCTGCCCCCATCAAGGTGCGGGCGGACTGGCCCATCGAGCCGACCTGCGACGTCAGATCGGTCATGACGGTCGCCATGGCCGACTGGAAGTCCTCGATCAGCTTTTCGACATGACGCTGGCGCGCAATCTCGCCGGCCTGCGTCGTCAACGCCTGTTCCTCGAGCGTGCGTCGCTCCATGGCATTGTCGCGGAAGATCAGGATCGCGCGGCCCATCGCGCCGAGCTCATCGGTGCGGGATGCCTCCGGGACCTCTACTTCCAGATCGTCGGCCGCGAGCCGGGTCATGGTGCTGGTCAAGCCGGAAATCGCCATGATCAGTCCGCGGCCCAGCACGAAGGCGAGCGTCAGGACCAGCAGGCCAAGGCCTGTGGAGGACGATATCGACCAGACGAAGCTGCCATGCGCCGTCTCGGCAATGCGCTTCTGGTTGGCGACGCCTTCAGCCACCAGCACATCGACGACCTGCTGCGCATTGGCCAGCGCCGCATTGCCGGCTGTCCGCACCGCATCCACCGCGGCGCCACGCTGCTGGATGCCCTCGGACCAGGCGAAAAAGCTCGTGGCATAGGTTGTCAGCAGCCCCTTCATCCGCTGCTGCGCCGGCAGTGGTAGCTCGTTGTCTTCCAGCATCGCCTCGAAAACCGCGATGTTGCTCTTGAACTTGCCGATCTCCTCGGCCGTCAGCCGCAGCATGAAGTCCTTCTCGTTGCGACGAAGCTGGAGCATGGCGATCTGGAAATTGCGCGTATCGGCACAGCACACCGAGGCGAGCTGGGTGAGCGTCGTCTCGAT
This region of Phreatobacter aquaticus genomic DNA includes:
- a CDS encoding ABC transporter substrate-binding protein, which codes for MNDHTPKTGIKRRTLIVGLGALAASPLAAPAIAQKRYDDGASDSEIKIGNIMPYSGNASAYAAIGRTSEALCKMVNDAGGINGRKLTFITYDDGYSPPKAVEMVRKLVEEDKVLLVFNPLGTPSNTAIQRYLNTRKVPQLFVATGASKWGNPRQFPWTMGWQPDYATEGAIYAKHILQTNPNPKIGVLMQNDDYGKDYFNGFKAALGKEKEGSIVQLSTYEVTDPTVDSQMIQLKNSGAEFFFNITTPKFAAQAIKKAAEIAWKPVHYLNNVSSSFGSVLKPAGIENAQGIILALYRKDANDPQWANSPDILAWKAFMAKYMPNADIRDDGHNFGFSCCSTLIEVLKKAGDNLTRENVMKQAASLQNFEAPLLLPGIKINTSATDFYPIQSVQLAKVEGESFKLFGNVLSNETA
- a CDS encoding methyl-accepting chemotaxis protein produces the protein MASTSLLGSLSIRARVLVIATIPVLGLLGLTGLTWFTSTRTQTEIVALDASTRLLSQVYDLRAAIRATNAEAERFAGSGGGKEPEERFRAALQAAARAAEAVKTSEGAASLPAEATRSALAAPARLSALFEELVAIQERMGRSPTLGLNGQLRKAIQEIETTLTQLASVCCADTRNFQIAMLQLRRNEKDFMLRLTAEEIGKFKSNIAVFEAMLEDNELPLPAQQRMKGLLTTYATSFFAWSEGIQQRGAAVDAVRTAGNAALANAQQVVDVLVAEGVANQKRIAETAHGSFVWSISSSTGLGLLVLTLAFVLGRGLIMAISGLTSTMTRLAADDLEVEVPEASRTDELGAMGRAILIFRDNAMERRTLEEQALTTQAGEIARQRHVEKLIEDFQSAMATVMTDLTSQVGSMGQSARTLMGAADTTNEEAGSASRAAGSAAASAQAVAAATEELGACVREIGQQAQRATIVVGETTLQGQKTDEEVSGLVALAERIGAIIGLIRNIAEQTNLLALNATIEAARAGEAGKGFAVVASEVKALATQTAKATEEIATQIAGIQSSTQTAVGSIRAIIGRIGEINVFTSSIASAVEEQEAATREIATNVAIAAEGAMTVSSNVSAVTSAASETGREAGLVSSGATLLTQAQQRLSNAVETFLKGVEADVSDRRRAVRREADLTVEMTVDGRASKVHLSDISLTGCRLRPSDSVAVGQRIMLRLDGRDVDAFVRWIGDGVAGLEFAERLHRIPPLKMAA